A stretch of the Arachis stenosperma cultivar V10309 chromosome 6, arast.V10309.gnm1.PFL2, whole genome shotgun sequence genome encodes the following:
- the LOC130934339 gene encoding uncharacterized protein LOC130934339: MSIDKSWIGIPQTTHEYKDGLNKFLDFAFEHQSLVGRQIKCPCPVCGFRKWKTREEVFEHLIVKPFLENYKVWYWHDEEAVRVESQVHQTSHIVQDDSTSQYPTVTMLNDAFGVAGSDLNEDGVGDGDGGNTEDGDGDEEHSGENVEFYKLEMCLYRISDKAMTEILKLIKDAFENAKISNTFYEAKKTINKLGLNYTKIPACPNDCMLYWGEDEDLQECKRCKTSKWTDAKKKKPTKILRYFPLKLRLQRLFMCSKTAESMQWHALAKKKDSKMRHLRDSETWKIFNLLHDRFAEDP; the protein is encoded by the exons ATGTCAATCGATAAGTCATGGATTGGAATACCACAAACCACGCATGAGTATAAAGATGGTTTAAACAAGTTTTTGGATTTTGCTTTTGAGCATCAGTCTCTCGTGGGTCGGCAGATTAAATGTCCTTGTCCGGTGTGTGGTTTTCGCAAGTGGAAAACAAGAGAGGAAGTTTTTGAACATTTAATAGTCAAGCCATTTCTAGAAAACTACAAAGTTTGGTATTGGCATGATGAAGAAGCAGTTAGAGTTGAGTCACAAGTTCATCAAACTAGTCATATTGTACAAGATGATTCGACATCTCAGTATCCAACGGTAACAATGCTCAATGACGCGTTTGGAGTCGCTGGATCTGACTTGAATGAAGATGGAGTTGGAGATGGAGATGGAGGCAATACAGAAGATGGAGATGGAGATGAAGAGCATAGTGGAGAAAATGTAGAATTTTATAAGTTGGAGATG TGCTTATACAGAATAAGCGACAAAGCCATGACCGAAATCCTCAAGTTAATAAAagatgcttttgaaaatgccaAGATTTCAAATACATTCTATGAGGCCAAGAAAACCATAAACAAACTAGGGCTTAATTATACCAAGATACCAGCTTGCCCTAATGACTGCATGTTATATTGGGGGGAAGATGAAGATTTGCAAGAATGCAAAAGATGCAAGACATCTAAATGGACCGATGCTAAAAAGAAGAAACCGACTAAGATATTGCGATACTTTCCACTAAAACTGAGACTTCAACGATTATTTATGTGTTCTAAGACTGCTGAATCAATGCAATGGCATGCTTTGGCAAAAAAGAAAGATTCAAAGATGAGGCATCTGCGGGATTCTGAAACTTGGAAGATATTCAATTTACTTCATGATAGGTTTGCCGAAGATCCTTGA
- the LOC130934338 gene encoding uncharacterized protein LOC130934338 has product MIYDYEGNQPCDVILSLQEKTRNRCCFFIKLKSTKVSSIFITKNHNPCIYKRSSQQFRNPIPPKFNPHPPSSTPPPLSSSAKTSTASCALAGAAAGSGTTGHETVHRSTRHCGIPHLIRVQLSPWKKSNVEVPQFIDIPIFVRSNHPEPIMDIVFLQVLLCQILQVPITKYMQS; this is encoded by the exons ATGATTTATGACTATGAGGGGAACCAACCATGTGATGTGATTctttcactacaagaaaaaac acgTAATAGATGTTgcttttttataaaattaaaatcgaCAAAAGTGTCGTCGATTTTTATCACTAAAAATCATAACCCCTGCATCTACAAACGCAGTTCCCAACAGTTCAGAAACCCAATTCCCCCAAAGTTCAACCCGCATCCACCTTCTTCCACACCACCTCCTCTTTCTTCCTCTGCAAAAACTTCCACGGCAAGTTGTGCCCTTGCCGGTGCAGCTGCAGGTTCTGGTACCACTGGACATGAAACGGTTCATCGCTCAACCCGTCACTGCGGCATCCCTCACCTCATTCGCGTTCAGCTCTCTCCCTGGAAAAAAAG CAATGTTGAAGTACCTCAGTTCATAGACATTCCTATCTTTGTTAGAAGCAATCACCCTGAGCCAATCATGGACATTGTGTTTCTTCAAGTACTTCTTTGTCAAATACTTCAAGTACCTATAACCAAGTACATGCAATCTTAG